The following proteins are encoded in a genomic region of Syngnathus acus chromosome 22, fSynAcu1.2, whole genome shotgun sequence:
- the sertad4 gene encoding SERTA domain-containing protein 4 isoform X1 — protein MTLVLSMNPFLEPEGEPPFPTYRPGWKTERCGTTSTCPSNSTSPGHAQHQLKPGHNEGPFRRLPDHVAMSRIAYFKRKFVDEDHASFSFRTYCQTVAPVLEERAHVLRLSLEKMRFIEDPEVFLRRSVLVNNLLRRLRADILLQSTEWCFSPNPLLTGSVLAPPPSTPTQQQQRRQQQQQQQQQQQQQQQQHHQQQQHQQQQALNRSAVATPICLASQAGPPFRKRFRTLRAGQGDLGDDCAQTCCCIYAAAAAAAAAGHYLHLPLSMYDAQVPGPHSSSSSSSSSSSSSSSSSSFFQIASHPKLGLTVVDGPDDDDDEIDEEEEEEELGGRRQAGPSSHWLRLRSRQKSRTRTAQAHACGRTRADSCVTELEEAEPEEEAHGGPPCEWDSAAEGDLHSLQRGAHPQ, from the exons ATGACCCTGGTCTTGTCCATGAATCCTTTCTTGGAGCCAGAGGGAGAACCTCCCTTCCCGACGTACCGACCCGGATGGAAAACGGAGCGCTGCGGGACGACCAGCACGTGCCCGTCAAACAGTACCTCGCCAGGCCACGCTCAACACCAACTCAAACCGGGTCACAATG AAGGTCCCTTTCGACGACTTCCCGACCATGTGGCAATGTCAAGAATCGCATACTTCAAGAGGAAGTTTGTCGACGAGGACCACGCTTCGTTCAGTTTCAGGACGTACTGCCAGACT GTGGCCCCCGTTTTGGAGGAACGTGCCCACGTTCTGCGTCTCTCTCTGGAGAAGATGCGCTTCATCGAAGACCCCGAGGTTTTCCTGCGCCGCTCCGTCCTGGTGAACAACCTCCTCCGGCGTCTGCGAGCCGACATCCTGCTCCAGAGCACCGaatggtgcttctctcccaaCCCGCTTTTAACGGGCAGCGTCTTAGCGCCGCCGCCCTCAACCCccacgcagcagcagcagcggcggcagcagcagcagcagcagcagcagcagcagcagcagcagcagcagcagcaccaccagcagcagcagcaccagcagcagcaagcacTCAACAGGTCGGCGGTAGCCACGCCAATCTGCTTAGCGTCCCAAGCAGGCCCGCCCTTCCGTAAGCGCTTCCGAACGCTCCGTGCGGGACAAGGGGACCTGGGCGACGACTGCGCCCAGACTTGCTGCTGCATCTacgctgcggcggcggcggcggcagctgcGGGACACTACCTTCACCTCCCTTTGTCCATGTATGATGCGCAAGTGCCCGGGCcgcactcctcctcctcctcctcctcctcctcctcctcctcctcctcctcgtcctcctccttctttcaAATAGCCAGCCATCCCAAGTTAGGACTGACTGTGGTCGATGGGCccgacgacgatgacgatgaaattgatgaagaggaggaggaggaagagcttGGCGGACGGAGACAAGCGGGACCTTCTAGCCATTGGCTTAGACTTAGGTCAAGGCAGAAAAGCCGGACGAGGACCGCGCAGGCTCACGCTTGCGGTAGGACACGAGCAGACAGCTGCGTGACAGAgctggaggaggcggagccagAAGAGGAGGCGCATGGCGGCCCACCTTGTGAGTGGGACTCTGCTGCTGAAGGAGATCTTCACTCTTTGCAGCGTGGGGCTCACCCACAATGA
- the sertad4 gene encoding SERTA domain-containing protein 4 isoform X3, whose product MTLVLSMNPFLEPEGEPPFPTYRPGWKTERCGTTSTCPSNSTSPGHAQHQLKPGPFRRLPDHVAMSRIAYFKRKFVDEDHASFSFRTYCQTVAPVLEERAHVLRLSLEKMRFIEDPEVFLRRSVLVNNLLRRLRADILLQSTEWCFSPNPLLTGSVLAPPPSTPTQQQQRRQQQQQQQQQQQQQQQQHHQQQQHQQQQALNRSAVATPICLASQAGPPFRKRFRTLRAGQGDLGDDCAQTCCCIYAAAAAAAAAGHYLHLPLSMYDAQVPGPHSSSSSSSSSSSSSSSSSSFFQIASHPKLGLTVVDGPDDDDDEIDEEEEEEELGGRRQAGPSSHWLRLRSRQKSRTRTAQAHACGRTRADSCVTELEEAEPEEEAHGGPPCEWDSAAEGDLHSLQRGAHPQ is encoded by the exons ATGACCCTGGTCTTGTCCATGAATCCTTTCTTGGAGCCAGAGGGAGAACCTCCCTTCCCGACGTACCGACCCGGATGGAAAACGGAGCGCTGCGGGACGACCAGCACGTGCCCGTCAAACAGTACCTCGCCAGGCCACGCTCAACACCAACTCAAACCGG GTCCCTTTCGACGACTTCCCGACCATGTGGCAATGTCAAGAATCGCATACTTCAAGAGGAAGTTTGTCGACGAGGACCACGCTTCGTTCAGTTTCAGGACGTACTGCCAGACT GTGGCCCCCGTTTTGGAGGAACGTGCCCACGTTCTGCGTCTCTCTCTGGAGAAGATGCGCTTCATCGAAGACCCCGAGGTTTTCCTGCGCCGCTCCGTCCTGGTGAACAACCTCCTCCGGCGTCTGCGAGCCGACATCCTGCTCCAGAGCACCGaatggtgcttctctcccaaCCCGCTTTTAACGGGCAGCGTCTTAGCGCCGCCGCCCTCAACCCccacgcagcagcagcagcggcggcagcagcagcagcagcagcagcagcagcagcagcagcagcagcagcagcaccaccagcagcagcagcaccagcagcagcaagcacTCAACAGGTCGGCGGTAGCCACGCCAATCTGCTTAGCGTCCCAAGCAGGCCCGCCCTTCCGTAAGCGCTTCCGAACGCTCCGTGCGGGACAAGGGGACCTGGGCGACGACTGCGCCCAGACTTGCTGCTGCATCTacgctgcggcggcggcggcggcagctgcGGGACACTACCTTCACCTCCCTTTGTCCATGTATGATGCGCAAGTGCCCGGGCcgcactcctcctcctcctcctcctcctcctcctcctcctcctcctcctcgtcctcctccttctttcaAATAGCCAGCCATCCCAAGTTAGGACTGACTGTGGTCGATGGGCccgacgacgatgacgatgaaattgatgaagaggaggaggaggaagagcttGGCGGACGGAGACAAGCGGGACCTTCTAGCCATTGGCTTAGACTTAGGTCAAGGCAGAAAAGCCGGACGAGGACCGCGCAGGCTCACGCTTGCGGTAGGACACGAGCAGACAGCTGCGTGACAGAgctggaggaggcggagccagAAGAGGAGGCGCATGGCGGCCCACCTTGTGAGTGGGACTCTGCTGCTGAAGGAGATCTTCACTCTTTGCAGCGTGGGGCTCACCCACAATGA
- the sertad4 gene encoding SERTA domain-containing protein 4 isoform X2 translates to MTLVLSMNPFLEPEGEPPFPTYRPGWKTERCGTTSTCPSNSTSPGHAQHQLKPEGPFRRLPDHVAMSRIAYFKRKFVDEDHASFSFRTYCQTVAPVLEERAHVLRLSLEKMRFIEDPEVFLRRSVLVNNLLRRLRADILLQSTEWCFSPNPLLTGSVLAPPPSTPTQQQQRRQQQQQQQQQQQQQQQQHHQQQQHQQQQALNRSAVATPICLASQAGPPFRKRFRTLRAGQGDLGDDCAQTCCCIYAAAAAAAAAGHYLHLPLSMYDAQVPGPHSSSSSSSSSSSSSSSSSSFFQIASHPKLGLTVVDGPDDDDDEIDEEEEEEELGGRRQAGPSSHWLRLRSRQKSRTRTAQAHACGRTRADSCVTELEEAEPEEEAHGGPPCEWDSAAEGDLHSLQRGAHPQ, encoded by the exons ATGACCCTGGTCTTGTCCATGAATCCTTTCTTGGAGCCAGAGGGAGAACCTCCCTTCCCGACGTACCGACCCGGATGGAAAACGGAGCGCTGCGGGACGACCAGCACGTGCCCGTCAAACAGTACCTCGCCAGGCCACGCTCAACACCAACTCAAACCGG AAGGTCCCTTTCGACGACTTCCCGACCATGTGGCAATGTCAAGAATCGCATACTTCAAGAGGAAGTTTGTCGACGAGGACCACGCTTCGTTCAGTTTCAGGACGTACTGCCAGACT GTGGCCCCCGTTTTGGAGGAACGTGCCCACGTTCTGCGTCTCTCTCTGGAGAAGATGCGCTTCATCGAAGACCCCGAGGTTTTCCTGCGCCGCTCCGTCCTGGTGAACAACCTCCTCCGGCGTCTGCGAGCCGACATCCTGCTCCAGAGCACCGaatggtgcttctctcccaaCCCGCTTTTAACGGGCAGCGTCTTAGCGCCGCCGCCCTCAACCCccacgcagcagcagcagcggcggcagcagcagcagcagcagcagcagcagcagcagcagcagcagcagcagcaccaccagcagcagcagcaccagcagcagcaagcacTCAACAGGTCGGCGGTAGCCACGCCAATCTGCTTAGCGTCCCAAGCAGGCCCGCCCTTCCGTAAGCGCTTCCGAACGCTCCGTGCGGGACAAGGGGACCTGGGCGACGACTGCGCCCAGACTTGCTGCTGCATCTacgctgcggcggcggcggcggcagctgcGGGACACTACCTTCACCTCCCTTTGTCCATGTATGATGCGCAAGTGCCCGGGCcgcactcctcctcctcctcctcctcctcctcctcctcctcctcctcctcgtcctcctccttctttcaAATAGCCAGCCATCCCAAGTTAGGACTGACTGTGGTCGATGGGCccgacgacgatgacgatgaaattgatgaagaggaggaggaggaagagcttGGCGGACGGAGACAAGCGGGACCTTCTAGCCATTGGCTTAGACTTAGGTCAAGGCAGAAAAGCCGGACGAGGACCGCGCAGGCTCACGCTTGCGGTAGGACACGAGCAGACAGCTGCGTGACAGAgctggaggaggcggagccagAAGAGGAGGCGCATGGCGGCCCACCTTGTGAGTGGGACTCTGCTGCTGAAGGAGATCTTCACTCTTTGCAGCGTGGGGCTCACCCACAATGA